The Shewanella zhangzhouensis genome has a window encoding:
- the deoC gene encoding deoxyribose-phosphate aldolase, whose translation MSDLKKAAQRAIELMDLTTLNDDDTAEKVIELCKKAVTPAGHTAAICIYPRFIPIARKTLIELDAEDIQIATVTNFPHGNDDIAIAVLETRAAVAYGADEVDVVFPYRALMEGDETVGFELVKACKEACGDDVLLKVIIESGELKDPALIRKASEISIDAGADFIKTSTGKVPVNATLEAAEIMLTVIAEKNRAVGFKPAGGVRDAAAAAEFLGTAARILGEDWVTPRTFRFGASSLLSSLLHTLELAEAPKGAQGY comes from the coding sequence ATGAGCGATCTTAAAAAAGCAGCCCAGCGTGCCATTGAGTTGATGGACCTCACTACGCTGAACGACGATGATACAGCCGAAAAAGTGATTGAGCTTTGCAAAAAAGCCGTTACTCCAGCCGGTCATACCGCCGCTATCTGCATCTATCCCCGTTTTATTCCCATCGCCCGCAAGACGCTGATTGAACTTGATGCTGAAGATATCCAAATCGCCACTGTGACCAACTTCCCTCACGGTAACGACGATATCGCGATTGCTGTGCTCGAAACCCGTGCGGCCGTGGCTTACGGTGCTGACGAAGTGGACGTGGTATTCCCATACCGCGCCCTGATGGAAGGCGATGAAACCGTGGGTTTCGAGCTGGTTAAAGCCTGTAAAGAAGCCTGTGGTGACGATGTGCTCCTTAAAGTCATCATCGAGTCCGGCGAGCTGAAAGATCCAGCCCTTATCCGTAAGGCCTCTGAAATTTCTATTGATGCAGGTGCTGATTTCATCAAGACCTCCACCGGTAAAGTACCAGTTAACGCCACTCTGGAAGCCGCCGAAATCATGCTGACAGTGATTGCCGAAAAGAACCGTGCTGTAGGCTTCAAGCCTGCCGGTGGTGTGCGTGATGCCGCTGCGGCAGCCGAGTTCCTTGGCACTGCGGCTCGCATCCTCGGTGAAGATTGGGTGACACCACGTACTTTCCGCTTCGGTGCTTCCAGCTTGCTTAGCAGCCTGCTGCACACCCTGGAGCTGGCAGAAGCACCAAAAGGCGCCCAGGGCTACTGA
- the pnp gene encoding polyribonucleotide nucleotidyltransferase, producing the protein MNPIVKSFEYGQHTVTLETGVIARQADGAVMASMGDTTVLVTVVGKKEADPGRDFFPLTVNYQEKTYAAGKIPGGFFKREGRPSEDETLIARLIDRPIRPLFPDDFTNEVQVIITVVSVDPQIEPDIVSMIGTSAALAISGIPFNGPLGAARVGYVNGEYVLNPGAAELAGSELDLVVAGTQSAVLMVESEAKSLPEEVMLGAVVYGHDQQQVVINAINEFAAEAGKPRWDWTAPVKNETLVAQIKELAEEGLTAAYQIMAKQERYEAVGEVKKATIAKLQEANPEVNVREAADLLGSLEKNVVRSRIIAGMPRIDGREPDMIRALSVMAGVLPRTHGSALFTRGETQALVTCTLGTERDAQKIDSIMGERTNRFMLHYNFPPYSVGETGMVGSPKRREIGHGKLAWRGINAVMPSAEEFPYSVRVVSEITESNGSSSMASVCGTSLALMDAGVPIKTSVAGIAMGLVKEGDNFVVLSDILGDEDHLGDMDFKVAGTRDGVTALQMDIKIEGITKEIMEIALQQAYGARVHILNVMDQAIGSARPDISDFAPRITTIKINPEKIRDVIGKGGAVIRALTEETGTTIELEDDGTVKIASNNGDATREAIRRIEEITSEVEVGRLYTGKVIRIVDFGAFVNILPGKDGLVHISQISDERVANVSDHLQLNQEVTVKVMEVDRQGRVRLSIKEAQVKEPAAE; encoded by the coding sequence GTGAATCCTATCGTAAAAAGTTTTGAGTATGGTCAGCATACAGTCACTCTGGAAACAGGCGTAATCGCTCGTCAAGCCGATGGTGCCGTAATGGCAAGCATGGGCGACACAACTGTACTGGTTACCGTTGTGGGCAAGAAGGAAGCAGACCCAGGCCGTGACTTCTTCCCACTTACCGTAAACTACCAGGAAAAAACTTACGCAGCTGGTAAGATCCCAGGTGGCTTCTTTAAGCGTGAAGGCCGTCCATCTGAAGACGAAACTCTGATTGCCCGATTGATCGATCGTCCAATCCGCCCCCTGTTCCCTGATGACTTTACCAACGAAGTACAGGTCATCATCACAGTGGTATCGGTAGACCCTCAGATTGAGCCGGACATTGTTTCTATGATCGGTACTTCTGCTGCCCTGGCGATTTCAGGTATTCCATTCAATGGTCCACTGGGCGCTGCCCGCGTAGGTTATGTGAATGGCGAATACGTGCTGAACCCAGGTGCCGCTGAACTGGCTGGCAGCGAACTGGATCTGGTGGTTGCCGGTACCCAGAGCGCCGTACTGATGGTTGAATCTGAAGCCAAATCTCTGCCAGAAGAAGTGATGCTGGGCGCCGTGGTTTACGGCCACGACCAGCAGCAGGTTGTTATCAATGCCATCAACGAGTTTGCTGCCGAAGCCGGCAAGCCACGTTGGGATTGGACTGCACCTGTTAAGAACGAAACTCTGGTTGCACAAATCAAAGAACTGGCCGAAGAAGGTCTGACAGCCGCTTACCAGATCATGGCCAAGCAAGAGCGTTACGAAGCCGTTGGTGAAGTGAAGAAAGCCACCATCGCCAAGCTGCAGGAAGCCAATCCTGAAGTGAACGTACGTGAAGCCGCCGATCTGCTGGGCAGCCTCGAGAAGAACGTGGTTCGCAGCCGCATTATCGCTGGCATGCCACGTATCGATGGCCGTGAGCCAGACATGATCCGTGCCCTGTCTGTGATGGCCGGTGTACTGCCACGTACCCACGGCAGCGCGCTGTTCACCCGCGGTGAAACCCAGGCGCTGGTAACCTGTACTCTGGGTACCGAGCGTGATGCTCAGAAGATTGACTCCATCATGGGCGAGCGCACCAACCGCTTCATGCTGCACTACAACTTCCCTCCATACTCTGTGGGTGAAACCGGTATGGTTGGCTCGCCAAAGCGCCGCGAAATCGGTCACGGCAAGCTGGCATGGCGTGGTATCAACGCGGTAATGCCGTCTGCCGAAGAGTTCCCATACTCTGTACGTGTGGTATCTGAAATCACCGAGTCCAACGGTTCTTCTTCCATGGCCTCTGTGTGCGGTACCTCTCTGGCGCTGATGGACGCCGGTGTACCTATCAAGACTTCCGTGGCCGGTATTGCCATGGGTCTGGTGAAAGAAGGCGACAACTTCGTAGTTCTGTCTGACATCCTGGGTGACGAAGATCATCTGGGCGACATGGACTTCAAAGTAGCCGGTACCCGTGATGGTGTTACTGCACTGCAGATGGACATCAAAATCGAAGGTATCACCAAAGAAATCATGGAAATCGCTCTGCAGCAGGCTTATGGCGCCCGCGTTCACATCCTGAACGTAATGGACCAGGCCATCGGCAGCGCCCGTCCAGATATCTCTGACTTCGCTCCTCGCATCACCACCATCAAGATCAACCCAGAGAAGATCCGTGATGTTATCGGTAAAGGCGGCGCCGTTATCCGTGCGCTGACCGAAGAAACCGGTACCACCATCGAGCTGGAAGACGACGGTACTGTGAAGATTGCCTCCAACAATGGCGACGCGACCCGCGAAGCTATCCGCCGCATCGAGGAAATCACCTCTGAAGTGGAAGTGGGCCGTCTGTACACTGGTAAGGTTATCCGTATCGTTGACTTCGGTGCCTTTGTGAACATCCTGCCTGGCAAAGATGGTCTGGTACACATCTCGCAAATCAGCGATGAGCGTGTAGCCAACGTATCTGACCACCTGCAACTGAACCAGGAAGTGACCGTGAAGGTAATGGAAGTGGATCGTCAGGGTCGTGTGCGTCTGTCTATCAAAGAAGCTCAGGTTAAAGAACCTGCTGCCGAATAA
- a CDS encoding outer membrane protein OmpK — translation MKNVKMMAVAAATFAALSTGAAQAEQFYGFSNMSVNYLDWTAKAEDRSNNGYGGAKEDFVYLEIEGGAGYSWGDVYGFVDLENPENINKSERDFSGNPVTDSFRIAAKGSIAANIGSSNWNVYSHLYSLTVAGEGFFDQNLVVGVSYDVFTDSGFWIKPFLGVHYENQTFAGSGFNGYMAGWVLGYNFELGGQKFMVTNWHETEFAREDQFRGNGTQYTLKSTGQNGAVSLWWNATQELTFGLQYRYADHKLGTAAYHDAAIFTAKYNF, via the coding sequence ATGAAAAACGTTAAAATGATGGCTGTTGCCGCCGCTACTTTTGCTGCTCTGTCTACCGGTGCTGCTCAAGCTGAACAGTTCTACGGCTTCTCTAACATGTCCGTGAACTACCTGGACTGGACCGCTAAAGCAGAAGATCGTTCTAACAACGGTTACGGTGGCGCCAAAGAAGATTTCGTATACCTCGAAATCGAAGGCGGTGCTGGTTACTCTTGGGGTGACGTATACGGCTTCGTCGATCTGGAAAACCCAGAAAACATCAACAAGAGCGAGCGTGACTTCAGCGGTAACCCAGTTACTGACTCTTTCCGTATCGCTGCCAAAGGTTCTATCGCTGCCAACATCGGTAGCAGCAACTGGAACGTTTACTCTCACCTGTACAGCCTGACTGTTGCCGGCGAAGGTTTCTTCGACCAGAACCTGGTTGTGGGTGTGAGCTACGACGTATTCACTGATTCAGGTTTCTGGATCAAGCCATTCCTGGGCGTACACTACGAGAACCAAACCTTCGCTGGTTCAGGCTTCAACGGCTACATGGCTGGTTGGGTTCTGGGTTACAACTTCGAACTGGGTGGCCAGAAGTTCATGGTTACCAACTGGCACGAAACTGAATTCGCCCGTGAAGACCAGTTCCGTGGCAACGGTACTCAGTACACTCTGAAGTCTACCGGTCAGAACGGTGCAGTATCTCTGTGGTGGAACGCCACTCAAGAGCTGACCTTCGGTCTGCAGTATCGCTATGCTGATCACAAGCTGGGCACTGCTGCTTACCACGATGCGGCTATCTTCACTGCCAAGTACAACTTCTAA
- a CDS encoding NupC/NupG family nucleoside CNT transporter, which translates to MSILMSLVGVAVLLGIGFLLSNNKKAISVRAVGGALAIQAAFGGFVLYVPWGKDILKGASDYVSKVIGFGQQGINFLFGDLAQFKVGFIFAINVLPVIIFFSSLIAVLYYLGIMQWVIRIIGGALQKALGTSRTESMSATANIFVGQTEAPLVVRPFIPTMTQSELFAIMVGGLASIAGSVLAGYASMGVKIEYLVAASFMAAPGGLLMAKLMHPETESAKNEMDELPEDPDKPANVLDAAAAGASSGMHLALNVGAMLIAFVGLIAMINGIIGGVGGWFGVEGLTLELILGYIFMPLAFLIGVPWNEALVAGSFIGQKIVVNEFVAYLNFAPYLKDIADGGMLVAETGAAMTDRTKAIISFALCGFANLSSIAILLGGLGAMAPNRRHDLAKLGIRAVIAGSLANLMSATLAGLFLAI; encoded by the coding sequence ATGAGTATATTAATGAGCTTGGTAGGCGTTGCAGTCCTACTTGGAATAGGTTTCCTCCTTTCCAATAACAAAAAGGCGATCAGTGTACGTGCCGTTGGCGGTGCGCTGGCTATTCAGGCTGCCTTCGGTGGCTTCGTTCTGTATGTACCTTGGGGTAAAGATATCCTTAAGGGTGCTTCAGACTACGTTTCAAAAGTGATCGGATTTGGTCAGCAAGGTATCAACTTCCTGTTCGGTGATCTGGCTCAGTTCAAAGTTGGCTTCATTTTCGCCATCAACGTACTGCCAGTTATCATTTTCTTCTCTTCTCTGATTGCCGTACTGTACTACCTGGGCATCATGCAGTGGGTTATCCGTATCATCGGTGGCGCTCTGCAAAAAGCCCTGGGCACCAGCCGTACCGAGTCTATGTCTGCTACTGCGAACATCTTCGTAGGTCAGACTGAAGCACCTCTGGTAGTGCGTCCATTCATCCCAACCATGACTCAGTCTGAACTGTTCGCCATCATGGTGGGCGGTCTGGCTTCTATCGCGGGTTCTGTTCTGGCTGGTTACGCTTCTATGGGCGTTAAGATTGAGTATCTGGTAGCTGCGTCATTCATGGCTGCTCCAGGTGGTCTGTTGATGGCCAAGCTGATGCACCCAGAAACTGAAAGCGCCAAGAACGAAATGGATGAGCTGCCAGAAGATCCTGACAAGCCAGCCAACGTTCTGGACGCTGCCGCTGCCGGTGCTTCTTCTGGTATGCACCTGGCCCTGAACGTAGGCGCGATGCTGATTGCTTTCGTGGGTCTGATTGCCATGATCAACGGTATCATCGGTGGTGTAGGTGGCTGGTTCGGTGTTGAAGGTCTGACCCTCGAGCTGATCCTCGGTTACATCTTCATGCCACTGGCATTCCTTATCGGTGTTCCATGGAACGAAGCCCTGGTTGCCGGTTCTTTCATCGGTCAGAAGATCGTTGTGAACGAATTCGTAGCCTACCTGAACTTTGCTCCTTACCTGAAGGACATCGCTGACGGCGGTATGCTGGTTGCAGAAACCGGCGCTGCCATGACCGACCGTACCAAAGCGATTATCTCTTTCGCTCTGTGTGGATTCGCTAACCTGTCTTCTATCGCCATTCTGCTGGGTGGTCTGGGTGCCATGGCGCCTAACCGTCGCCACGATCTGGCTAAGCTGGGTATCCGTGCTGTTATCGCCGGCTCTCTGGCTAACCTGATGAGTGCGACTCTCGCAGGTCTGTTCCTGGCGATTTAA
- the prfC gene encoding peptide chain release factor 3 translates to MSNTLLAEVASRRTFAIISHPDAGKTTITEKVLLHGRAIQSAGTVKGRGSGQHAKSDWMEMEKERGISVTTSVMQFPYNSCLVNLLDTPGHEDFSEDTYRTLTAVDSCLMVIDAAKGVEDRTRKLMEVTRLRDTPIVTFMNKLDRDIRDPMELLDEVETELNILCAPITWPIGCGKLFKGVYHLHRDETILYQTGHGHTIQELRIVKGLDNPELDAAVGSDFAEQLREELELVRGASNEFDKELFLSGELTPVYFGTALGNFGVDHMLDGLTQWAPAPMPRETSERTVEAGEDKFSGFVFKIQANMDPKHRDRIAFMRIVSGKYTQGMKMKHVRIGKTVNISDAVTFMAGDRERAEEAFAGDIIGLHNHGTIQIGDTFTQGEDLKFTGIPNFAPEMFRRIRLKDPLKQKQLLKGLVQLSEEGAVQVFRPLDTNDLIVGAVGVLQFEVVVARLKSEYNVEAIYEAVNVATARWVYCEDGRKLEEFKRKCSTNLALDGGDNLTYIAPTMVNLNLSMERYPDIQFAKTREH, encoded by the coding sequence ATGTCAAATACATTGCTTGCCGAAGTGGCTTCACGCCGCACCTTCGCCATTATTTCTCACCCGGACGCCGGTAAAACCACCATTACCGAAAAGGTGCTGTTGCACGGCCGCGCTATCCAAAGCGCCGGTACTGTAAAGGGGCGGGGCAGCGGTCAGCATGCCAAGTCTGACTGGATGGAGATGGAAAAAGAGCGTGGTATTTCGGTTACCACCTCTGTGATGCAGTTTCCATACAACAGCTGTCTGGTGAACCTGCTCGATACTCCCGGTCACGAAGACTTCTCGGAAGATACCTACCGCACCCTCACGGCGGTGGATTCCTGTTTGATGGTGATTGACGCCGCAAAGGGTGTAGAAGACCGTACCCGTAAGCTGATGGAAGTCACCCGTCTGCGTGATACTCCCATTGTGACCTTTATGAACAAGCTCGACCGTGACATTCGCGATCCCATGGAGCTGCTCGACGAGGTGGAGACAGAGCTTAACATCCTCTGCGCTCCCATCACCTGGCCCATTGGCTGCGGTAAGCTTTTCAAGGGCGTTTATCACCTGCATCGTGATGAAACCATCCTGTATCAGACAGGTCATGGCCATACCATTCAGGAACTGCGCATTGTAAAAGGCCTGGATAATCCTGAGCTGGATGCTGCGGTCGGCAGTGACTTTGCCGAGCAGCTGCGTGAAGAGCTGGAGCTGGTACGCGGCGCCTCCAACGAGTTCGACAAGGAATTGTTTTTGAGTGGTGAGCTGACACCCGTCTATTTCGGTACAGCTCTGGGGAACTTTGGTGTAGACCATATGCTCGATGGCCTGACGCAGTGGGCACCTGCTCCTATGCCACGAGAGACCAGCGAGCGCACCGTGGAAGCGGGTGAAGACAAGTTCTCTGGCTTCGTGTTTAAAATTCAGGCCAATATGGATCCCAAGCACCGTGACCGTATCGCCTTTATGCGTATAGTCTCGGGTAAGTACACCCAGGGCATGAAGATGAAGCACGTGCGCATCGGTAAAACCGTGAACATCTCAGATGCCGTGACCTTTATGGCCGGTGACCGTGAGCGCGCCGAAGAAGCCTTTGCGGGCGATATTATCGGTCTGCATAACCACGGTACCATCCAGATTGGTGATACCTTCACACAGGGTGAGGATCTCAAGTTCACTGGTATTCCCAACTTTGCACCTGAAATGTTCCGCCGTATTCGCCTGAAAGACCCTCTAAAGCAAAAGCAGCTGCTAAAGGGCCTGGTACAGCTTTCAGAAGAAGGTGCTGTGCAGGTGTTCCGCCCGCTGGACACCAACGATCTTATCGTGGGCGCTGTGGGCGTGCTGCAGTTTGAGGTGGTAGTTGCCCGCCTTAAGTCTGAATATAACGTTGAAGCCATCTATGAGGCGGTCAACGTGGCGACGGCACGTTGGGTCTATTGTGAAGATGGGCGTAAACTGGAAGAATTCAAACGTAAGTGTTCCACCAACCTGGCATTGGATGGTGGTGACAACCTCACTTACATTGCCCCCACCATGGTTAACCTGAATCTGTCGATGGAACGTTATCCCGACATTCAGTTTGCCAAGACCCGCGAGCATTAA
- a CDS encoding putative bifunctional diguanylate cyclase/phosphodiesterase, whose product MAIRFKSLTWKQTNLVVFTALFFAVAIFIIELALMVMSTREALTSSQQELLDSVEQPAANAVWALDDNLARQTLEGVLKVEHVGASVIELDDGSLFVSVTNGKNTYSNFFNSLSEELFGDLREISRPLYRPFYFEGSRQQQLIGSLTIFYDTQELANTLFGQLKVGFMATLARALFLTLVLSIVFHRFLTQPIARISEAIDKIEPESPDENLLPISDAHKDDELGLVTTKLNQILLQFGQTQSKLRKMATRDPLTGLPNRTLLLETIAVTIQRARVHKRSFTLLFIDLDRFKNVNDSLGHALGDQFLARIARLLERVVGDKGTVARLGGDEFVILADEIHCADMAADFVDKLLVQLNNPIQLGDHSIHPAASVGISLYPEDGNSAEDLIRHADIAMYSAKASGSNQWAFFKQQMTERAAVRLRTEASLHDALKNDEFVLHFQPKLDLTTGKVMGCEALIRWQKDGRLISPMSFIPVAEETGIIVPIGRWVLEQSCKTLRHWQKQYNFAIPIAVNVASQQFADASLVPDIKQMALRYQISPDLLEVEITETSLMSDVETAISKLEQLKNAGFGIAVDDFGTGYSSLSYLRHLPITTMKIDRCFVTDLPNDSAIASTILMLGKQLDLRIVAEGIENEQQLQWLKNAGCGIGQGFYFSPPLPMEEFEEKYIRSQTAEIQNLHG is encoded by the coding sequence ATGGCGATTCGGTTCAAATCACTTACCTGGAAACAAACCAACCTCGTTGTCTTCACAGCGCTGTTTTTTGCTGTTGCGATTTTTATCATCGAGCTGGCTCTGATGGTAATGTCAACCCGGGAAGCCTTGACTTCCAGCCAGCAGGAACTGCTTGATTCGGTTGAACAACCTGCTGCCAATGCCGTGTGGGCTCTGGATGATAACCTCGCCCGTCAAACCCTTGAAGGGGTGCTTAAAGTCGAGCATGTGGGCGCCTCGGTTATCGAGCTGGATGATGGTTCGCTGTTTGTCTCGGTCACCAACGGCAAAAACACCTACTCAAATTTTTTTAATAGTTTAAGTGAAGAACTCTTCGGGGATTTACGTGAAATCTCCCGTCCTTTGTACCGCCCTTTTTACTTTGAAGGCTCCAGGCAACAGCAGCTGATTGGCAGCCTGACTATTTTTTATGATACCCAGGAACTGGCAAATACCCTCTTCGGCCAGCTAAAAGTGGGTTTTATGGCGACCCTGGCGCGGGCGCTGTTTCTGACGCTGGTGTTGTCCATCGTGTTTCACCGCTTTCTCACTCAGCCGATTGCCCGCATAAGTGAAGCCATCGACAAGATTGAGCCAGAGTCACCGGATGAAAACCTGCTCCCCATTTCCGATGCCCACAAAGACGATGAGTTGGGCTTGGTAACCACCAAACTCAATCAAATCCTGCTGCAATTTGGCCAGACCCAGAGCAAACTGCGCAAGATGGCCACCAGAGACCCTCTCACCGGCCTGCCAAACCGCACCTTGCTGCTTGAGACCATAGCTGTGACAATACAGCGCGCCCGGGTTCACAAGCGTTCATTCACCCTGCTGTTTATCGACCTCGACCGCTTTAAAAACGTCAACGACTCCCTGGGCCATGCACTGGGCGATCAGTTCCTTGCCCGTATCGCGCGGCTGCTTGAACGGGTAGTGGGCGATAAGGGCACGGTTGCACGCCTCGGTGGTGATGAGTTCGTTATCCTGGCGGATGAAATCCACTGTGCCGATATGGCAGCAGACTTTGTCGATAAACTATTGGTACAGCTGAACAATCCCATTCAGCTTGGGGACCACTCTATCCATCCCGCAGCCTCTGTGGGCATCTCCCTCTACCCAGAGGATGGCAACAGCGCCGAAGACCTTATCCGACACGCCGATATCGCCATGTACAGCGCCAAGGCCTCGGGCTCGAACCAGTGGGCCTTCTTTAAGCAGCAAATGACAGAACGCGCGGCCGTGCGTTTACGCACCGAAGCGTCTTTGCACGATGCACTCAAAAACGACGAGTTCGTACTGCACTTTCAGCCCAAGCTGGATTTGACCACAGGCAAGGTCATGGGCTGCGAGGCGCTTATCCGCTGGCAAAAAGATGGCCGTCTGATAAGCCCCATGTCTTTTATTCCGGTCGCAGAAGAAACCGGCATCATAGTTCCCATCGGCCGCTGGGTATTGGAGCAAAGCTGTAAAACACTGCGCCACTGGCAAAAGCAGTACAACTTCGCCATTCCCATTGCGGTCAATGTGGCATCACAGCAATTTGCCGATGCCAGCCTGGTGCCTGATATCAAGCAGATGGCGCTGCGCTATCAGATATCGCCGGATTTATTGGAAGTCGAAATCACCGAAACTTCATTGATGAGCGACGTAGAAACGGCCATCAGCAAACTGGAACAGCTTAAAAATGCCGGTTTTGGTATTGCGGTAGATGACTTTGGCACCGGCTATTCCTCGCTGTCTTATCTGCGACATCTGCCGATTACCACCATGAAGATTGACCGCTGTTTCGTGACTGACCTGCCCAACGACAGCGCCATCGCATCGACCATTCTGATGTTGGGGAAACAGCTGGATCTGCGGATTGTCGCGGAAGGTATTGAGAATGAGCAGCAGCTGCAGTGGCTCAAAAATGCCGGTTGCGGTATCGGTCAGGGCTTTTACTTCAGTCCGCCGTTACCCATGGAAGAGTTTGAAGAGAAATACATCCGCTCACAAACGGCTGAAATACAAAACCTCCACGGTTAA
- the nlpI gene encoding lipoprotein NlpI: MELKLRTLLVSVLIGASMMSGGCASTSGNTSLNDADGRLVVAPLLPDYKHEVSLARLNEVLATMDLNEEQLARVYYERGVLYDTLGLRLMARLDFHQALKILPNIADAYNFLGIYYTQEGDFDNAYEAFDAVLELEPNYDYAYLNRGIALYYGERSDLAVSDMDMFLRRDPSDGYRALWYYLIDTKLDRQNALKNLAEHRQLLKDDWAAAIADFYLGNVSKKALFEKAKLGLNHPREYAERLCEAYFYVAKAEESLGNKDAAANYFRLALATNIYDFVEHRYARVELARMAEQAQATIDKP, encoded by the coding sequence ATGGAGCTAAAACTCAGAACATTGTTGGTGTCGGTCCTGATTGGGGCAAGTATGATGTCTGGCGGCTGTGCGTCGACCAGTGGCAACACCTCGCTCAATGATGCAGATGGTCGCTTGGTTGTGGCGCCATTATTGCCGGACTACAAGCATGAAGTCAGCCTGGCACGGCTTAACGAAGTGCTTGCCACCATGGACCTCAACGAAGAGCAATTGGCGCGGGTCTATTACGAGCGCGGTGTGCTTTACGACACCCTGGGGCTGAGATTGATGGCGCGACTCGATTTCCATCAAGCGCTGAAAATCCTGCCCAATATCGCCGATGCTTATAATTTTCTGGGCATTTATTACACCCAGGAAGGCGATTTCGATAACGCTTACGAAGCCTTTGATGCGGTCCTCGAGCTTGAACCCAATTATGACTATGCCTATCTGAACCGTGGTATCGCCCTTTACTACGGTGAGCGCAGCGATTTGGCCGTCAGTGATATGGACATGTTCCTGAGACGCGACCCCTCCGATGGTTATCGGGCGCTTTGGTATTATTTAATCGATACCAAGCTTGACCGGCAGAATGCACTGAAGAATCTGGCCGAGCACAGGCAGTTGCTGAAAGACGACTGGGCGGCCGCCATTGCCGATTTTTATCTGGGTAATGTGAGCAAAAAAGCCCTGTTTGAAAAGGCGAAACTTGGCCTTAATCATCCCCGTGAATACGCCGAACGGCTGTGTGAGGCTTACTTCTATGTTGCCAAGGCGGAAGAGTCGCTGGGCAACAAAGATGCTGCTGCCAACTACTTCCGTTTGGCGCTGGCCACCAACATCTACGACTTTGTTGAGCACAGGTATGCCAGGGTCGAACTGGCCCGTATGGCAGAACAAGCTCAGGCAACAATCGACAAGCCTTAA
- a CDS encoding TatD family hydrolase has protein sequence MSASLRLIDSHAHLDFPEFDPDRDAVFAAMAKANISTCIIPGVSPAHWDRQLQVAHQYACPYGLGLHPWYVDANWQSAIDDLSERLDSHRSDKKLVAVGECGLDRIRDGNWHWQQQALEAQLLLAGKHQLPVILHSVKSHEPLISLLSSHSLPRRGVIHGFYGSVEVAKRYIELGYRLGIGGLLLNDDAKKLHKVIETLPIESFICETDSPAMAPKSARGSRNSPLLIGQIVTKMAHLQKKSNVLISERLLSNVAQLFEL, from the coding sequence TTGTCGGCATCCCTGAGGCTCATTGACAGCCATGCACATCTGGATTTTCCTGAGTTTGACCCCGACCGAGACGCAGTGTTTGCGGCCATGGCAAAGGCTAACATCTCGACCTGCATTATTCCCGGCGTTTCTCCTGCCCATTGGGACAGGCAGCTTCAGGTTGCCCACCAATATGCCTGTCCCTATGGGCTGGGTCTGCATCCCTGGTATGTGGACGCCAATTGGCAGAGTGCCATAGATGATTTATCCGAACGATTGGACAGCCACCGCAGTGATAAGAAGTTGGTTGCTGTGGGGGAATGTGGTCTGGATAGGATCCGGGATGGGAACTGGCACTGGCAGCAGCAGGCGTTAGAAGCCCAGTTGTTGCTTGCCGGCAAACATCAATTGCCGGTTATTCTTCACAGTGTTAAATCCCACGAACCCCTGATTTCCCTGCTTTCCAGTCATTCGTTACCCCGCCGAGGGGTGATACATGGTTTTTATGGCAGCGTTGAAGTAGCCAAGCGCTATATTGAGCTGGGATATCGTTTGGGTATCGGCGGCTTGTTATTGAATGATGATGCGAAAAAGCTGCATAAAGTTATTGAGACATTACCGATAGAAAGTTTCATTTGCGAGACAGATTCGCCTGCAATGGCACCCAAAAGTGCTAGAGGAAGTCGTAATTCCCCCCTCTTAATTGGTCAAATTGTCACCAAAATGGCCCATTTGCAAAAAAAATCCAATGTTCTAATATCAGAACGACTGTTAAGCAATGTGGCGCAACTGTTTGAGCTATAG